A part of Pararhizobium sp. A13 genomic DNA contains:
- a CDS encoding glycosyltransferase: MAKFTVIIPYYQKQAGILQRALESVFAQSYQNFDIIIVDDQSPFPVEVDLDSLLQEQRARIKVIKQPNAGPGGARNTGLNNVTAQTDFVAFLDSDDLWTKDHLKNAHDTMTRFGSDCYWASITGGDAFHYHFRVSELQKTETVIRLSETPLVLEVPEFPKVMLRDWSFLHLSCMVIGRKLFEALRFEAELRLAAEDVLFFCDCSIAAERVILCNDPGAVRGEGVNIFHSIDSDSPQFLTQQFNTWVALDTLEGRFPRKTAEAASIHTYKHTARKQALWSQARLVKRRKMPQFNLLARWVWRDPRLLQSALQLAVGKLSR; encoded by the coding sequence ATGGCGAAATTTACGGTTATCATTCCTTACTACCAGAAACAGGCTGGAATTCTGCAACGGGCGCTGGAGTCCGTTTTCGCGCAGAGTTACCAGAATTTCGATATCATCATTGTCGATGATCAGTCGCCCTTCCCGGTGGAAGTCGACCTCGACAGCCTGCTGCAGGAGCAGCGTGCGCGCATCAAGGTGATCAAGCAGCCGAACGCCGGGCCCGGCGGAGCGCGCAACACGGGCCTTAACAACGTGACGGCGCAAACGGATTTTGTCGCCTTTCTCGATTCCGACGACCTTTGGACCAAGGATCATCTCAAGAACGCCCACGATACGATGACCCGTTTCGGATCGGATTGCTACTGGGCTTCGATCACCGGCGGCGACGCCTTTCACTACCATTTCAGGGTGTCCGAACTGCAGAAAACCGAGACCGTAATCCGGCTTTCCGAGACCCCGCTGGTTCTCGAAGTTCCCGAATTCCCCAAGGTCATGCTCCGGGATTGGAGTTTCTTGCACCTGTCCTGCATGGTTATCGGGCGAAAACTGTTCGAGGCTCTCCGCTTCGAAGCGGAACTTCGTCTGGCGGCAGAAGATGTGCTGTTCTTTTGCGATTGCTCGATTGCGGCCGAGCGGGTCATCCTCTGCAACGACCCGGGTGCGGTGCGGGGAGAGGGCGTCAATATCTTCCACAGTATCGATAGTGATTCTCCGCAGTTTCTCACGCAGCAATTCAACACGTGGGTTGCACTCGATACGCTGGAGGGGCGGTTTCCACGCAAAACGGCGGAAGCCGCATCCATCCACACCTACAAGCATACCGCTAGAAAACAGGCTCTCTGGAGCCAGGCGCGGTTGGTCAAGCGGCGGAAGATGCCGCAGTTCAATCTCCTTGCACGCTGGGTCTGGCGCGATCCCAGACTGTTGCAAAGTGCGCTTCAGCTTGCCGTCGGCAAATTATCACGATAG
- a CDS encoding polysaccharide pyruvyl transferase family protein translates to MDPYYWESQHGNFGDDLNLWLWDFLIPGFRDVHAETLLVGVGTVLNRALLPEGRHKLVLGSGFGYGTLPDMSDKREWDIRCVRGPLTAQKVGIDPKLGIIDPAVMVAEMPEFKNLPKKHKKSFVPHWESAAAGIWPVICGTVGLHYIDPRGDAKEVIREIAQSELIVAESMHGAILADAFRVPWVAVTTSNSINSFKWNDWAQTVGVTYRPRHVPVSTRAEAIAKGARFWGIGFDTRQPALEDPNKRQIDDSAMVAVRDPTQTSLRVAAKQLLAAPSALSLWQAARATQQLSADHVLAERKERFLDVIESVRRAYL, encoded by the coding sequence ATGGACCCGTATTACTGGGAATCGCAGCACGGAAACTTCGGCGACGATCTCAATCTGTGGCTCTGGGATTTTCTGATCCCGGGCTTTCGCGACGTTCACGCGGAAACCCTTCTCGTCGGCGTCGGGACGGTCCTCAACCGTGCGCTTCTACCGGAGGGCCGGCATAAGCTGGTGCTGGGAAGTGGCTTCGGCTACGGTACCTTACCGGACATGAGTGATAAACGCGAATGGGACATTCGCTGCGTGCGCGGCCCTCTGACGGCGCAGAAGGTGGGCATTGATCCAAAACTCGGCATCATTGACCCGGCCGTCATGGTCGCGGAAATGCCCGAATTCAAAAACCTGCCGAAAAAGCACAAGAAGAGCTTCGTTCCCCACTGGGAATCGGCTGCCGCCGGCATATGGCCCGTCATTTGCGGAACCGTCGGCCTGCACTACATCGATCCGCGCGGCGACGCCAAGGAGGTCATTCGCGAGATTGCCCAGTCGGAATTGATCGTCGCCGAATCGATGCACGGCGCCATCCTTGCCGACGCGTTCCGCGTGCCGTGGGTCGCGGTCACGACGTCCAACAGCATCAACAGCTTCAAATGGAACGACTGGGCCCAGACCGTTGGTGTTACCTATCGTCCACGTCACGTTCCCGTATCAACCCGGGCCGAAGCGATCGCCAAGGGCGCGCGTTTCTGGGGCATTGGCTTCGATACGAGGCAACCGGCTCTGGAAGATCCGAACAAGCGGCAGATCGATGACAGCGCGATGGTTGCCGTGCGAGATCCCACGCAGACCTCGCTGCGTGTTGCCGCAAAGCAATTGCTCGCCGCGCCTTCGGCCCTGTCGCTGTGGCAGGCCGCACGCGCCACGCAGCAGCTGAGCGCCGATCACGTTCTGGCTGAGCGCAAGGAGCGCTTTCTGGACGTCATTGAGAGCGTGCGCCGCGCCTACCTCTAA
- a CDS encoding glycosyltransferase family 2 protein, with product MKPNADVCVIIAAKNAAETIGRAIKSALAEPETAEVIVVDDGSSDGTADVSRQVDDGTGRLSVASFDINRGPAAARNHAISLSKAPVLAILDADDFFFAGRLKSLLSQADWDFIADNIAFVDEEKASSAHLALETFPAAPRILDLGEFIEGNISKRGVRRGEIGFLKPLMRRDFLDAHTLRYQESLRLGEDYDLYARALAKGARYKIIHSCGYGAVVRSNSLSGSHRTIDLKRLYEADRAILSQTDLSDQARALIGRHERHIRGRYELREFLDIKRQSGPKAALLYALGKPSAIPAIAGGILADKTERFRRQPETAPVALGGSGALRYLLQPPSTAA from the coding sequence ATGAAACCGAATGCCGATGTCTGCGTCATCATTGCCGCGAAGAATGCGGCCGAGACGATCGGGCGTGCTATCAAGTCAGCGCTGGCGGAACCTGAAACCGCGGAGGTGATCGTCGTTGACGACGGCTCTAGCGACGGCACCGCGGATGTTTCCCGGCAAGTGGATGACGGGACCGGCAGGCTGAGCGTCGCGAGCTTCGACATCAACAGGGGACCGGCGGCGGCCCGCAATCACGCCATCTCGCTATCGAAGGCACCCGTGCTTGCGATCCTCGATGCCGATGATTTTTTCTTTGCCGGCCGACTGAAAAGCCTTCTGTCCCAGGCGGATTGGGATTTCATCGCCGACAACATAGCCTTTGTCGACGAGGAAAAGGCATCGAGCGCGCATCTTGCGCTTGAAACCTTCCCGGCTGCGCCGCGGATTCTTGATCTCGGCGAATTCATCGAGGGCAATATCTCCAAGCGTGGCGTCCGACGTGGAGAGATCGGATTTCTTAAACCGCTGATGCGGCGTGATTTTCTGGACGCGCACACGCTTCGCTATCAGGAAAGCCTGCGGCTGGGCGAGGACTACGACCTCTACGCCCGCGCGCTGGCGAAGGGTGCGCGCTACAAGATCATTCACAGCTGCGGCTATGGCGCGGTCGTTCGCAGCAATTCGCTGAGCGGCAGCCATCGTACGATCGATTTGAAGCGGCTCTATGAGGCCGACAGGGCAATCCTGTCGCAGACCGACCTTTCCGACCAGGCCAGGGCGCTGATCGGCAGGCACGAGCGGCATATTCGCGGGCGATACGAGCTGAGGGAATTCCTCGACATCAAGCGGCAATCCGGCCCGAAGGCCGCCCTGCTCTACGCGCTCGGCAAGCCATCCGCGATCCCGGCGATTGCCGGTGGAATCCTTGCCGACAAGACCGAGCGTTTTCGCCGGCAGCCCGAAACGGCGCCGGTGGCGCTCGGCGGATCGGGCGCGCTGCGTTATCTCCTGCAGCCGCCATCAACTGCCGCCTGA